In Choristoneura fumiferana chromosome 21, NRCan_CFum_1, whole genome shotgun sequence, a single genomic region encodes these proteins:
- the LOC141439917 gene encoding RNA-binding protein NOB1-like yields MSKKIQHLIVDTTAFIRAANLQEMAENMYTIQEVIDEITNDRQRRKLVVLPYDLQVKDVFTENIKFVSDFAKKTGDYTSLSATDIKVMALAYQIEKEKIGVEHLKTEPTMQRTVKVTGLPNHTPTDNNTAAAANTDKEEKPAEPEVKADAPKPAPIDWSKINIPGTNGAKQGTDWSTIKIENSDSIHFDVQNLLNDNVKDQKLAEDIAEQIKSMDLRDGDEVEELIAKVSDEETESEEYSDSDSDGGEWITPGNLAEKKKEMDLGEFEDKSVEVATITSDFAMQNVLKQIGLNVTATDGRIIKQLRTFIFRCTTCFKTTSVMTKLFCPKCGHATLKKVAVSIDEDGNQHIHINGRKPLTARGKRFSLPTPRGGQHFQYPILTEDQHIHKRFATKMARNKTNALDPDYTAGFSPFVMKDVNSKSAVLGVRANKQDVKYWMKNFSKGKKK; encoded by the coding sequence ATGTCGAAGAAAATCCAGCATTTGATTGTGGACACCACAGCTTTCATCAGAGCAGCTAACCTGCAGGAGATGGCCGAGAACATGTACACGATTCAAGAGGTAATTGACGAAATAACGAACGACAGACAGCGTCGGAAACTCGTCGTCCTACCTTACGATCTACAGGTTAAAGACGTCTTCActgaaaacattaaatttgtttCGGATTTTGCGAAGAAAACTGGTGATTACACTAGCCTCTCTGCCACAGATATTAAGGTTATGGCATTGGCTTACCAAATTGAGAAGGAAAAGATCGGTGTGGAGCATTTGAAGACTGAACCCACCATGCAGAGGACTGTTAAGGTTACTGGTCTGCCCAATCATACTCCTACCGATAATAACACAGCTGCAGCTGCGAATACTGACAAAGAAGAAAAACCTGCAGAACCAGAAGTTAAGGCTGATGCCCCGAAGCCAGCACCCATTGACTGgtctaaaataaacataccaGGCACTAACGGAGCTAAACAAGGCACAGACTGGTCAACAATAAAGATTGAAAACTCTGACTCCATCCACTTTGATGTACAAAACTTattaaatgacaatgtcaaaGACCAGAAACTAGCAGAAGATATTGCTGAACAAATAAAAAGCATGGATTTAAGAGATGGAGATGAAGTTGAAGAACTAATAGCTAAAGTCTCTGATGAAGAAACAGAGAGTGAAGAATACTCAGATTCTGACAGTGATGGTGGAGAATGGATAACACCAGGAAACTTAGCggagaagaagaaagaaatggACTTGGGCGAATTTGAAGATAAATCAGTTGAAGTAGCAACTATAACATCAGATTTCGCAATGCAAAATGTACTCAAACAAATTGGTTTGAATGTCACAGCCACTGATGGTCGCATAATAAAGCAGCTACGTACTTTCATTTTTCGTTGCACCACCTGCTTCAAGACCACAAGTGTGATGACTAAACTTTTCTGTCCTAAATGTGGGCATGCCACATTAAAGAAAGTTGCAGTAAGCATAGATGAAGACGGCAATCAACATATCCACATAAATGGACGAAAACCTTTAACAGCAAGAGGTAAACGATTCAGTTTGCCTACTCCTAGAGGCGGCCAGCACTTCCAGTACCCAATTCTTACGGAAGACCAGCATATTCATAAAAGATTTGCTACAAAAATGGccagaaacaaaacaaatgctCTGGACCCTGATTACACTGCTGGCTTCTCTCCCTTCGTCATGAAGGACGTCAACTCCAAGTCCGCAGTCCTCGGAGTCAGAGCAAACAAGCAAGATGTCAAATACTGGATGAAGAATTTCTCCaaaggaaagaaaaaataa